From one Actinomyces sp. Marseille-P3109 genomic stretch:
- a CDS encoding very short patch repair endonuclease, with protein MSDAEIGAMTPSSTPTEPEEPQPRRPGRADASSWASTPGVARSMRANTRRDTKPELAIRRLLHARGLRYRVDMAPWSNKRRRADIVFTRRRLAVFIDGCFWHGCPEHATVPVTNADYWRPKLARNIERDRETTAMAEAEGWRVLRIWEHVPPEDAVRLIVRALETGRDG; from the coding sequence GTGTCAGACGCAGAGATCGGAGCAATGACCCCGTCGTCGACGCCGACTGAGCCGGAAGAGCCACAGCCTCGACGACCGGGACGGGCCGACGCCTCGTCCTGGGCGTCGACGCCGGGCGTGGCCCGGTCCATGCGCGCCAACACGCGTCGGGACACCAAGCCCGAGCTCGCGATCCGGCGACTGCTGCACGCCCGAGGCCTGCGCTACCGCGTGGACATGGCGCCGTGGAGCAACAAGCGCCGGCGGGCGGACATCGTGTTCACGCGCCGGCGCCTGGCCGTATTCATCGACGGCTGCTTCTGGCACGGGTGTCCCGAGCATGCGACGGTGCCGGTGACTAATGCCGACTATTGGCGACCGAAGCTCGCGAGGAACATCGAGCGGGACCGGGAGACCACCGCGATGGCTGAGGCGGAGGGGTGGAGGGTACTGCGGATCTGGGAGCACGTCCCGCCGGAGGATGCCGTGCGGCTCATCGTCCGGGCCCTTGAAACGGGCCGGGACGGATGA
- a CDS encoding phage holin family protein, with translation MEIVARTIGNTAGLWLATRLLSGLSVPEGVGTTQMWLNLAVLGLVLALVNSLVKPVARFLAFPLYIVTFGLFALVVNGAMLLLAGWLTDRIEALGAGGSVPLGLEVSSFGTAVVGSIIVSVISSIIAALLLPRED, from the coding sequence ATGGAGATCGTGGCACGAACTATCGGCAACACGGCCGGCCTGTGGCTGGCCACACGCCTCCTGTCCGGGCTGAGCGTGCCCGAGGGGGTGGGCACCACCCAGATGTGGCTGAACCTCGCGGTCCTGGGCCTGGTGCTGGCGCTGGTGAACTCGCTGGTCAAGCCCGTGGCGAGGTTCCTGGCCTTTCCGCTCTACATCGTCACCTTCGGGCTGTTCGCCCTGGTGGTCAACGGCGCGATGCTCTTGCTAGCCGGCTGGCTGACCGATCGCATCGAGGCCCTGGGCGCCGGCGGCTCGGTGCCGCTGGGGCTGGAGGTGTCCTCCTTCGGCACTGCGGTGGTCGGCTCAATCATCGTCTCGGTGATCTCCTCGATCATCGCCGCGTTGCTCCTGCCCCGCGAGGACTGA
- the hisC gene encoding histidinol-phosphate transaminase: protein MTPAATPATGESDPPEAPVIPRPTPTESGTTTPGAPVTAESSTTVRIRPDVAALPAYVPGARPDAAGPVEIAKLSSNELPFPPQDSVVEAISRAAAGANRYPEMTGETLTQALARRWGVEVEQVVVGNGSVALIQHLLDAVCQPGDEVVIPWRSFEAYPICVAVAGARAVRVPLTRDARHDVPAMLAAITPRTRVVMACTPNNPTGTILTARELAELVAGVPRHVVVLIDEAYLDFVTDPEAGDALTLLAGAPNLVVSRTFSKAHALAGMRVGYLICEPGLAAAIRSVSTPFGVNLPAQAAALAALGQAQLARTAERSAAIAAERDRVVDALRTQGWEVPEAQGNFFWLGVGAETTALAEHFRTAGILVRPFAGEGVRVSIGTTSDNERVLAAAAAWRAAH from the coding sequence ATGACTCCCGCAGCGACTCCAGCGACCGGCGAATCCGACCCCCCGGAGGCCCCCGTGATCCCGAGGCCGACGCCGACGGAGTCCGGCACGACCACCCCCGGCGCCCCCGTGACCGCCGAGTCCTCGACGACGGTCCGCATCCGCCCCGACGTCGCAGCCCTGCCCGCCTACGTGCCCGGGGCCCGGCCCGACGCCGCAGGCCCGGTGGAGATCGCCAAGCTCTCCTCCAACGAGCTGCCCTTCCCGCCCCAGGACTCGGTGGTCGAAGCCATCTCCCGTGCCGCCGCGGGGGCCAACCGCTACCCCGAGATGACCGGGGAGACCCTGACGCAGGCGCTCGCGCGCCGGTGGGGCGTGGAGGTCGAGCAGGTCGTCGTCGGCAACGGGTCGGTCGCCCTCATCCAGCACCTCCTCGACGCCGTCTGCCAGCCCGGCGATGAGGTCGTCATCCCCTGGCGCTCCTTCGAGGCCTACCCGATCTGCGTCGCCGTCGCCGGCGCCAGGGCCGTGCGCGTCCCGCTGACCCGCGACGCGCGCCACGACGTGCCCGCCATGCTGGCGGCCATCACGCCCCGCACCCGCGTGGTCATGGCCTGCACCCCCAACAACCCCACCGGGACGATCCTGACCGCCCGCGAACTGGCCGAGCTCGTGGCCGGGGTACCGCGCCACGTCGTCGTCCTCATCGACGAGGCCTACCTCGACTTCGTCACCGACCCCGAGGCCGGCGACGCCCTCACCCTGCTGGCCGGTGCCCCCAACCTCGTGGTCTCGCGGACCTTCTCCAAGGCCCATGCCCTGGCCGGGATGCGCGTGGGCTACCTCATCTGCGAGCCGGGCCTGGCCGCCGCCATCCGCTCTGTGTCCACGCCCTTCGGGGTCAACCTGCCCGCGCAGGCCGCCGCCCTCGCGGCGCTGGGGCAGGCCCAGCTGGCCCGCACGGCCGAGCGCTCGGCCGCCATCGCCGCCGAGCGAGACCGGGTGGTCGACGCTTTGCGGACCCAGGGCTGGGAGGTGCCCGAGGCCCAGGGCAACTTCTTCTGGCTGGGTGTGGGTGCGGAGACGACGGCGCTGGCCGAGCACTTCCGCACCGCCGGCATCCTCGTGCGCCCCTTCGCCGGTGAGGGCGTGCGGGTCTCGATCGGGACGACGTCGGACAACGAGAGGGTCCTGGCCGCGGCGGCAGCCTGGCGCGCTGCGCACTGA
- a CDS encoding GNAT family N-acetyltransferase: MDISDSTILHIRTARTDPAGQAQDAAMAAALEAICFPPEQAASPTTIAERMASYADHFWLIEDEGGTLLALVNGLCTNERDLSDEMYEDASMYDPDGAWQMIFGVATAPAAQGQGLATRLLHTVIETTRTHGRQGLVLTCLDDLVPFYARLGFVDEGLSASNHGSMPWHQMRLTLA, translated from the coding sequence ATGGACATCAGCGACTCCACGATCCTGCACATCCGCACGGCCCGCACGGACCCGGCAGGGCAGGCACAGGACGCGGCCATGGCGGCCGCTCTGGAGGCCATCTGCTTCCCGCCCGAGCAGGCAGCCAGTCCAACGACGATCGCCGAGCGGATGGCCAGCTACGCCGACCACTTCTGGCTGATCGAGGATGAGGGCGGCACGCTGCTGGCGCTGGTCAACGGCCTGTGCACCAACGAGCGCGACCTGAGCGACGAGATGTACGAGGACGCCTCGATGTACGACCCCGACGGCGCCTGGCAGATGATCTTCGGCGTCGCCACAGCGCCCGCCGCCCAGGGGCAGGGGCTGGCCACCCGCCTGCTGCACACCGTCATCGAGACGACGCGCACCCACGGCCGCCAGGGGCTGGTGCTCACCTGCCTCGACGACCTCGTGCCCTTCTACGCACGACTCGGTTTCGTCGACGAGGGCCTGTCCGCCTCCAACCACGGCAGCATGCCCTGGCACCAGATGCGGCTCACCCTGGCCTGA
- a CDS encoding Z1 domain-containing protein: MSIDKYDQALRQALDGMDAPMDLYIIVSAFLQAAGERIEREELAELILGTDRNAPGRRTFHLRLSRWDAESDAAWTDGTAARTPERRTVVMKRLGLDDGAASRISEVFPVFVDRTKAIVAPDWTPWYNEERRRAHHFYWDGYRSLLEKRLPPEAVASIDSATNDIVGRLADPSGAEPYQSKGLVVGHVQSGKTANFTGVIAKAIDAGYRLIIVLTGTVEILRSQTQRRLDMELIGRENILGGISEEDEDLLEDVDYASTDDVDWKAGRFVSYGAGFTDAGVPTILRLTGAKDDYKLLKAGLDALDPRAAHELSNPARPMWHVDNIHRTRVRIAVVKKNKTVLGKLVNDLRRIKAPLNEIPTLIIDDEADQASVNTVKPDSAGTRKERTAINRLIAELMGRLSRAQYVGYTATPFANVFVSPEDAEDIFPRDFIVSLSAPEAYRGGRAYHDFEELTDEEKDDPAVSNEKAFVRSLHGDDDTDPQRVEKELREALNAFVLTGAIKLWRATIRPALEGAFRHHTMLVHESVKQTEHAELGDRIRRLWQQAGYGSPASNDALRKLFDEDFAIVSAARQWEDDLPLPESFEDVAPFIGEVLDLVMAGGTDPVVIVNGDKDQQYNQVDFQRDRVWRTLVGGTKLSRGFTLEGLTITYFKRRSTQGDALMQMGRWFGYRRGYPDLVRLYMARRIKGAGNTTYDLYEAFGAIMRDEEQFREQLETFARLGEDGRPLLRPIEVPPLVFQQLPWLLPTSRNKMYNAKLDFKGIGGELQDFPRQPERGRGETNAKHFALVRPWFEHDLFGPIESFEYWDPRTERIGEFDGRVAVVTAEEMLAVLEGFSWMEQFDFGPTLEMIRRAMAGGKLNDWAVLLPMLKGASEKTVDGLRIPMLKRTRRGGTRGGFSGSSFRQRDAIETIAGKPRSKDRIAGDHDAAIAYRTSSRGAMLLTFAADPKNSAERTPSRMPETMTVADTATLFSLALPYAAAPRGSIAFSVRRRDRSNDPVVDAD, translated from the coding sequence ATGAGCATCGACAAGTACGACCAGGCCCTCAGGCAGGCGCTGGACGGCATGGACGCGCCGATGGACCTGTACATCATTGTGTCGGCGTTCCTTCAGGCCGCCGGTGAGAGGATCGAACGGGAAGAGCTCGCTGAGCTCATCCTGGGCACTGATCGCAACGCCCCGGGAAGAAGGACGTTCCACCTCCGGCTCAGCAGATGGGACGCGGAGAGCGATGCCGCCTGGACCGACGGGACCGCCGCCCGCACTCCCGAACGGCGGACAGTAGTCATGAAGCGGCTCGGACTGGACGACGGTGCGGCCTCGCGAATCAGCGAGGTCTTCCCGGTCTTTGTCGACCGGACCAAGGCCATCGTCGCACCCGACTGGACACCCTGGTACAACGAGGAGCGGCGGCGGGCGCACCACTTCTACTGGGACGGCTACCGGTCACTACTGGAGAAGAGACTGCCCCCCGAGGCGGTGGCGAGCATTGACTCGGCCACCAACGACATCGTCGGACGACTCGCCGACCCCTCGGGGGCCGAGCCCTACCAGTCGAAGGGGCTGGTCGTCGGTCACGTTCAGAGCGGCAAGACCGCCAATTTCACCGGTGTCATCGCCAAGGCCATCGACGCGGGGTACCGGCTCATCATCGTACTCACCGGAACCGTGGAGATCTTACGATCCCAGACCCAGCGCCGACTCGATATGGAGCTCATCGGGAGGGAGAACATCCTCGGGGGAATCAGTGAGGAGGACGAGGACCTCCTGGAGGACGTCGACTACGCCAGCACCGACGACGTCGACTGGAAGGCGGGACGGTTCGTGTCCTACGGGGCCGGGTTCACCGATGCGGGCGTGCCGACGATCCTTCGCCTGACCGGCGCTAAGGATGACTACAAGCTACTCAAGGCTGGTCTTGATGCGCTCGATCCTCGGGCCGCGCATGAGCTCAGTAATCCCGCACGGCCCATGTGGCACGTGGACAACATCCATCGGACCCGCGTACGCATCGCCGTCGTCAAGAAGAACAAGACAGTGCTTGGCAAACTGGTCAATGATCTGCGACGCATCAAGGCGCCATTGAACGAAATTCCAACACTCATCATTGACGATGAGGCCGATCAGGCCTCGGTCAACACGGTCAAACCGGACAGTGCCGGAACGCGGAAGGAGCGCACCGCGATCAACCGGCTCATCGCTGAGCTCATGGGCAGGCTGAGCCGGGCCCAGTACGTCGGTTACACCGCGACACCCTTCGCCAATGTCTTCGTCTCACCGGAGGACGCCGAGGACATCTTCCCCCGCGACTTCATCGTGAGCCTGAGCGCCCCGGAGGCGTACCGGGGCGGTCGGGCCTATCACGACTTCGAGGAGCTCACCGATGAGGAGAAGGACGATCCGGCCGTCTCGAACGAGAAGGCCTTCGTCCGCAGTCTGCACGGTGACGACGACACTGATCCGCAGCGCGTGGAGAAGGAGCTGCGCGAGGCCCTGAACGCCTTCGTGCTCACCGGGGCGATCAAGCTGTGGAGGGCGACGATAAGACCTGCGCTGGAGGGTGCCTTCCGCCACCACACGATGCTGGTGCACGAGTCCGTCAAGCAGACGGAGCACGCCGAGCTCGGGGATCGGATCCGTCGCCTGTGGCAGCAGGCAGGATACGGGTCCCCCGCATCGAATGATGCGTTGCGCAAGCTCTTCGATGAGGACTTCGCCATCGTCTCCGCCGCCCGGCAGTGGGAGGACGACCTGCCCCTTCCGGAATCCTTCGAGGACGTGGCTCCATTCATCGGCGAGGTGCTCGACCTCGTCATGGCCGGTGGTACTGACCCGGTCGTCATCGTCAATGGTGACAAGGACCAGCAGTACAACCAGGTCGACTTCCAAAGGGATCGGGTCTGGCGGACCCTCGTCGGCGGCACGAAGCTCAGTCGGGGGTTCACCCTCGAGGGGCTGACCATCACTTATTTCAAGCGCAGGTCGACTCAGGGGGACGCCCTCATGCAGATGGGGCGGTGGTTCGGCTACAGGCGTGGATACCCTGATCTGGTGAGGCTGTACATGGCCAGAAGGATCAAGGGGGCCGGTAACACGACCTATGACCTCTACGAGGCATTCGGAGCGATCATGCGGGATGAGGAGCAGTTCCGTGAGCAGCTCGAGACCTTCGCCAGGCTCGGCGAGGACGGGCGTCCGCTCCTCCGTCCCATCGAAGTTCCGCCGCTCGTCTTCCAGCAGCTGCCGTGGTTGCTCCCTACGAGCCGGAATAAGATGTACAACGCGAAGCTCGATTTCAAGGGGATCGGTGGCGAGCTTCAGGACTTCCCACGGCAGCCCGAGCGCGGACGCGGGGAGACGAATGCGAAGCACTTCGCACTCGTTCGACCGTGGTTCGAGCATGACCTGTTCGGACCGATCGAGTCCTTCGAGTACTGGGACCCGAGGACCGAGCGCATAGGGGAGTTCGACGGGCGGGTCGCCGTCGTCACCGCCGAGGAGATGCTCGCGGTTCTGGAGGGCTTCTCATGGATGGAGCAGTTCGACTTCGGACCCACCCTGGAGATGATCCGCCGTGCCATGGCCGGTGGGAAGCTGAACGACTGGGCGGTTCTCCTTCCCATGCTCAAGGGGGCGTCGGAGAAGACGGTCGACGGGCTTCGGATCCCGATGCTCAAGCGGACCCGCCGTGGTGGCACCCGTGGAGGGTTCTCCGGAAGCTCCTTCCGACAGCGTGACGCCATCGAGACCATCGCTGGAAAGCCCCGCTCGAAGGACAGGATCGCGGGAGATCATGACGCCGCCATCGCCTATCGGACGAGTAGCCGTGGCGCCATGCTCCTCACCTTCGCCGCCGACCCGAAGAACAGTGCCGAGAGGACGCCGAGCCGTATGCCCGAGACGATGACTGTGGCGGACACCGCCACGCTCTTCTCTCTGGCGCTTCCCTATGCGGCCGCGCCCAGAGGGAGTATCGCCTTCAGTGTCAGACGCAGAGATCGGAGCAATGACCCCGTCGTCGACGCCGACTGA
- the pgm gene encoding phosphoglucomutase (alpha-D-glucose-1,6-bisphosphate-dependent) translates to MHARAGQPAQPEDLIDVDEVVSAYYDLVPDPSVPTQKVVFGTSGHRGSSLDTAFNEAHIVATTAAIVEYRRSQGTDGTLYLGRDTHALSEPAWRTAIEVLSGAGVMTAVDARGSYTPTPAVSHSILLANGAGTEAGVRTAGPGLADGIVVTPSHNPPRDGGFKYNPPTGGPAGSDATSWIADRANELLASGWQEVPRVPVAEALDGPYVIKHDYLETYVADLENVIDLDAIREAGVRIGADPLGGASVDYWGAIGERYGLELTVVNPEVDPAWHFMTLDWDGKIRMDCSSPNAMASLRSTMTPDAEGRTPYDVATGNDADSDRHGIVTPDGGLMNPNHFLAVAIEYLFTHRPGWPADAAVGKTLVSSSLIDRVAAAIGRTLIEVPVGFKHFVPGLLDGSIGFGGEESAGASFLRKDGTVWTTDKDGIILALLASEIIAVTGKSPSQLHEEQVERFGASAYARIDAAATKEEKAKLAALAAEDVTATELAGQAITARLVDAPGNGAAIGGLKVTTEDAWFAARPSGTEDVYKIYAESFKGADHLAQVQEEAKQVVSAALGD, encoded by the coding sequence ATGCACGCACGCGCAGGACAGCCAGCACAGCCCGAAGACCTCATCGACGTCGACGAGGTCGTCTCCGCCTACTACGATCTCGTTCCCGATCCCTCGGTTCCGACTCAGAAGGTCGTCTTCGGTACCTCCGGGCACCGCGGTTCCTCTCTGGACACCGCTTTCAACGAGGCCCACATCGTGGCCACGACCGCCGCCATCGTGGAGTACCGCCGCTCCCAGGGCACCGACGGCACCCTCTACCTGGGGCGCGACACCCACGCCCTGTCCGAGCCGGCCTGGCGCACCGCCATCGAGGTGCTCTCGGGTGCAGGCGTCATGACCGCCGTCGACGCGCGCGGCTCCTACACGCCCACCCCGGCCGTCTCACACTCCATCCTCCTGGCCAACGGCGCCGGCACCGAGGCCGGCGTGCGCACCGCCGGGCCGGGCCTGGCCGACGGCATCGTGGTGACGCCCTCCCACAACCCGCCGCGCGACGGCGGCTTCAAGTACAACCCGCCCACCGGCGGCCCGGCCGGCTCGGACGCCACCAGCTGGATCGCCGACCGCGCCAACGAGCTGTTGGCCTCGGGCTGGCAGGAGGTCCCCCGCGTCCCGGTCGCCGAGGCGCTCGACGGCCCCTACGTCATCAAGCACGACTACCTGGAGACCTACGTCGCCGACCTGGAGAATGTCATCGACCTCGACGCCATCCGCGAGGCCGGCGTGCGCATCGGGGCAGACCCGCTGGGCGGCGCCTCGGTCGACTACTGGGGCGCGATCGGCGAGCGCTACGGCCTGGAGCTCACGGTGGTCAACCCCGAGGTGGACCCGGCCTGGCACTTCATGACCCTGGACTGGGACGGCAAGATCCGCATGGACTGCTCCTCCCCCAACGCCATGGCCTCACTGCGCTCCACGATGACGCCCGACGCCGAGGGCAGAACCCCCTACGACGTCGCCACCGGGAACGACGCCGACTCCGACCGCCACGGCATCGTCACCCCCGACGGCGGGCTGATGAACCCCAACCACTTCCTGGCCGTGGCCATCGAGTACCTCTTCACCCACCGGCCCGGCTGGCCCGCCGACGCCGCCGTGGGCAAGACGCTGGTCTCCTCCAGCCTCATCGACCGGGTGGCCGCCGCCATCGGCCGCACCCTCATCGAGGTGCCGGTGGGATTCAAGCACTTCGTGCCCGGGCTGCTCGACGGCTCGATCGGTTTCGGGGGCGAGGAGAGCGCGGGAGCCTCCTTCCTGCGCAAGGACGGCACCGTGTGGACCACGGACAAGGACGGCATCATCCTGGCCCTGCTGGCCAGCGAGATCATCGCCGTCACCGGCAAGTCCCCCTCCCAGCTGCACGAGGAGCAGGTGGAGCGCTTCGGTGCCAGCGCCTACGCGCGCATTGACGCCGCCGCCACCAAGGAGGAGAAGGCCAAGCTCGCCGCCCTGGCCGCCGAGGACGTGACCGCCACCGAGCTGGCCGGCCAGGCGATCACCGCCCGGCTGGTCGACGCGCCCGGCAACGGCGCCGCCATCGGCGGGCTCAAGGTCACCACCGAGGACGCCTGGTTCGCCGCCCGCCCCTCGGGCACGGAGGACGTCTACAAGATCTACGCCGAGTCCTTCAAGGGTGCCGACCACCTGGCGCAGGTCCAGGAGGAGGCCAAGCAGGTGGTCTCCGCGGCCCTGGGCGACTGA
- a CDS encoding RidA family protein has translation MTASRIATASAPAAVGPYSQGVSTGQEAGSLVFVSGQVPLDPATGAIVEGDIQAQAEQVLKNVGAILAEAGLGYDDVVKTTVLLADIADFAAVNEVYARYFTGETLPARAAFGVAALPLGAGVEIEAIAARS, from the coding sequence ATGACCGCCAGCCGTATCGCCACTGCCAGCGCCCCCGCCGCCGTCGGCCCCTACTCCCAGGGTGTCTCGACCGGTCAGGAGGCCGGTTCGCTCGTCTTCGTCTCCGGCCAGGTGCCGCTCGACCCGGCCACCGGTGCGATTGTCGAGGGCGATATCCAGGCCCAGGCCGAGCAGGTCCTCAAGAATGTGGGTGCCATCCTGGCCGAGGCCGGGCTCGGGTACGACGACGTCGTCAAGACCACGGTCCTGCTTGCCGACATCGCCGACTTCGCCGCCGTCAACGAGGTCTACGCCCGCTACTTCACCGGTGAGACGCTCCCGGCCCGGGCCGCCTTCGGCGTCGCCGCCCTGCCGCTGGGGGCCGGCGTCGAGATCGAGGCCATCGCCGCCCGATCCTGA
- a CDS encoding class I SAM-dependent methyltransferase, whose product MTQPHQHSAPPSDAGAQATGPQPEVDNRAARWEERYASVERLWSGHPNDWLPELATDWSPGTALEIGCGEGADVLWLAERGWLVTGLDLSATAVGRLSREAERRGVAARVTGRVHDAGDGLPEGPFDLVTSFYVHGGPEKGSLDLVALLSDAAARVAPGGHLLTAVHAVNPPWHTHHARTYTAGELVEGLAEATDGWEVVVAEERRRHATGPDGQEGSRADAVVCLWRPESPSS is encoded by the coding sequence ATGACGCAGCCCCACCAGCACTCCGCACCGCCGTCCGACGCCGGCGCGCAGGCCACTGGTCCTCAGCCCGAGGTCGACAACCGGGCTGCCCGCTGGGAGGAGCGCTACGCCTCGGTCGAGCGGCTCTGGTCGGGTCATCCCAACGACTGGCTGCCCGAGCTCGCCACCGACTGGTCCCCCGGGACCGCCCTGGAGATCGGCTGCGGAGAGGGCGCCGACGTCCTGTGGCTGGCCGAACGCGGCTGGCTGGTGACCGGACTCGACCTGTCCGCCACCGCCGTCGGGCGCCTGAGCCGCGAGGCCGAGCGCCGCGGAGTGGCCGCGCGGGTGACCGGCCGGGTGCACGACGCCGGAGACGGCCTGCCGGAGGGACCGTTCGACCTGGTGACGAGCTTCTACGTCCACGGCGGACCCGAGAAGGGCTCCCTCGACCTCGTCGCCCTCCTGTCCGACGCCGCCGCCCGCGTCGCCCCCGGCGGCCACCTGCTCACGGCCGTGCACGCCGTCAACCCGCCCTGGCACACGCATCACGCCCGGACCTACACGGCCGGCGAGCTGGTCGAGGGCCTGGCTGAGGCGACGGATGGCTGGGAGGTCGTCGTCGCCGAGGAGCGCCGGCGGCACGCGACGGGGCCCGACGGTCAGGAGGGCAGCCGGGCCGACGCCGTCGTGTGCCTGTGGAGGCCGGAGAGCCCGTCCTCTTGA
- a CDS encoding PD-(D/E)XK motif protein, which yields MTKHPDDRDALTPETLSAYFDAGNPAEQRLAEEPLCILGIDPSRGELTLRTPATASDIDVSAYRMIRTDILEEPGDETVWFRVTVEAKGIEYEAYSLLQSVTDQLQQGDDLERALHVALDAFRGLLARAPRLSEDREIGLFGELVALDRLIDGVGETKALAAWLGPRAEEHDFVLGEADVEVKTTRSERRIHVIHGLGQLTPTPGRPLHVMSVQVTGAGAAGNGETLPELIERIRRRLRSGRTDFDDRLTECGWEDAQADRLYTTRLLVRSEPRFYTVDEAFPAITSAGLSRIVTRPELVRSIDYRIDVTDLEPEGTAPAEFTTAPTHED from the coding sequence ATGACCAAGCATCCCGACGATCGCGACGCGCTGACTCCGGAGACCCTGTCCGCATACTTCGACGCCGGAAACCCCGCTGAGCAGCGACTCGCGGAGGAGCCCCTCTGCATCCTCGGCATCGATCCGTCGCGCGGAGAACTGACGCTGCGCACACCCGCGACTGCTTCGGACATCGATGTCTCCGCCTATCGGATGATCCGTACCGACATCCTCGAGGAGCCGGGGGACGAGACCGTCTGGTTCCGCGTCACCGTCGAGGCCAAGGGCATCGAGTACGAGGCCTACTCCCTCCTCCAATCGGTCACCGATCAGCTCCAACAGGGCGACGACCTGGAGCGGGCGCTCCACGTGGCGCTCGACGCCTTCCGAGGACTGCTCGCCCGCGCACCGCGGCTGAGCGAGGACCGGGAGATCGGGCTGTTCGGTGAACTGGTGGCGCTCGATCGGCTCATCGACGGAGTCGGGGAGACGAAGGCGCTGGCCGCCTGGCTGGGGCCGCGGGCCGAGGAGCACGACTTCGTCCTCGGCGAGGCCGACGTCGAGGTCAAGACCACCCGCAGTGAGCGACGCATCCACGTCATCCACGGCCTCGGCCAGCTGACCCCCACGCCGGGACGGCCACTGCATGTCATGTCGGTGCAGGTGACGGGGGCCGGCGCGGCCGGCAACGGGGAGACCCTCCCCGAGCTCATCGAGCGCATTCGTCGACGGCTGCGGTCCGGGCGCACGGACTTCGACGACAGACTCACCGAGTGCGGATGGGAGGACGCCCAGGCCGACCGGCTCTACACGACGCGCCTCCTGGTCCGCAGTGAACCTCGTTTCTACACCGTCGATGAGGCCTTCCCGGCGATCACCTCCGCAGGACTCTCCCGGATCGTGACCCGCCCCGAACTGGTCCGCAGCATCGACTACCGGATCGACGTCACCGACCTCGAACCCGAGGGAACCGCACCCGCCGAGTTCACCACCGCACCCACGCACGAGGACTGA